A DNA window from Arachis duranensis cultivar V14167 chromosome 3, aradu.V14167.gnm2.J7QH, whole genome shotgun sequence contains the following coding sequences:
- the LOC110278809 gene encoding uncharacterized mitochondrial protein AtMg00310-like, whose protein sequence is MASWEDPGRYLGLLARWGRSKNRVLEWIKEKIFDKMQGWKEKLLNQAGKEILIKAVIQAIPAFAMNVIKLPKSFCKEIEAATARFWWANNGKEKSIHWKSWKNLTKCKTNGGLGFKDLECQNIAHLAKQAWRLLKEEETIWEKILKAIYYPNCSLWEAREGRNASWIWKSLLEGRDFFRRKGRWSIGSGTEIDIWEDNWVAGIGRNTYQPDK, encoded by the exons ATGGCATCATGGGAGGATCCAGGAAGATACTTAGGGCTGCTTGCGAGATGGGGAAGATCCAAGAACAGGGTGCTGGAATGGATAAAGGAGAAAATATTTGACAAGATGCAAGGATGGAAAGAGAAGCTTTTAAATCAAGCCGGAAAGGAGATTTTGATAAAAGCAGTAATTCAAGCGATCCCGGCTTTTGCTATGAACGTCATCAAGCTTCCCAAATCCTTCTGCAAAGAAATCGAGGCTGCAACAGCGAGGTTTTGGTGGGCAAACAACGGGAAGGAAAAAAGCATTCACTGGAAAAGCTGGAAAAATTTGACTAAGTGCAAAACAAATGGAGGGTTGGGGTTCAAGGATTTAGAATGCCAAAACATTGCGCACCTAGCGAAACAAGCTTGGAGACTACTAAAAGAGGAGGAAACCATTTGGGAAAAGATTCTAAAGGCAATTTATTATCCTAACTGTAGCCTATGGGAAGCGAGAGAAGGAAGGAACGCGTCATGGATATGGAAAAGCTTATTGGAGGGGAGGGATTTCTTTAGAAGGAAGGGTAGATGGAGCATAGGGAGCGGAACGGAGATAGACATCTGGGAGGATAATTGGGTAGCTGGAATAGGAAGG AACACCTATCAGCCTGATAAATAA
- the LOC107481938 gene encoding uncharacterized protein LOC107481938, whose product MSSIEGRVIKLNRPGELGYKKDCLNVVGKIISDNKISFKTCKNALLEMWGNPQEVAVIAIGSKKMLFSFKDRKKGLQIMQNGPWNVRRNMVNLRLWREGESVFEVDHDIMEFWIQIHGIPLDLMEKEIGARIREMLGVLAEAEDPKMDGILRKSYLRIRVSIDITKALPRGFWLDREELPPLWVFFRFNDGGRKLKTTALKREGEEWERAQQNWERESGEKKSSEESRIREEQAIQQKIREESVWKNQTEREEEMAEAEEQVEKVQKIPDFQGIRNTQTTLEAAYKFKSLIKEIMERKNYWANNNKAQKGGNMIEAQREDSGDKEAKKLRNSNASRDSGEYQLATQDSKFRKKGQMAEEAGLNMPQPQP is encoded by the exons ATGAGCAGTATAGAAGGAAGAGTAATCAAGCTGAATAGACCAGGAGAGCTGGGATACAAGAAAGATTGCTTAAATGTAGTGGGCAAGATAATAAGTGACAACAAGATAAGCTTCAAAACATGCAAGAATGCCTTACTGGAAATGTGGGGAAACCCACAGGAGGTTGCAGTTATTGCTATTGGTTCGAAGAAGATGTTGTTCAGTTTCAAAGATAGAAAGAAAGGACTACAGATCATGCAGAATGGGCCGTGGAATGTTAGAAGAAATATGGTCAACCTTAGACTATGGAGGGAGGGAGAATCTGTATTCGAGGTAGATCATGACATCATGGAATTTTGGATCCAAATACATGGCATTCCGCTTGACCTCATGGAGAAAGAGATAGGCGCACGCATAAGAGAAATGTTGGGAGTATTAGCTGAGGCGGAGGACCCTAAAATGGATGGCATTCTGAGGAAATCATATCTGAGAATCAGGGTCAGCATTGACATCACCAAGGCGCTACCCAGAGGCTTCTGGTTAGACAGGGAGGAGCTGCCTCCTTTATGGGTCTTCTTCAG GTTCAACGACGGGGGGAGAAAGCTCAAAACAACAGCGTTGAAGCGAGAGGGAGAGGAATGGGAGCGTGCACAACAGAACTGGGAAAGGGAAAGTGGGGAGAAGAAAAGTTCAGAAGAGAGCAGGATAAGGGAGGAACAGGCGATTCAGCAGAAAATCAGGGAGGAGAGTGTCTGGAAAAACCAAACtgagagagaggaagaaatgGCGGAGGCAGAAGAGCAGGTAGAGAAAGTACAAAAAATCCCTGATTTTCAGGGAATTAGGAATACGCAGACTACTCTAGAAGCTGCCTATAAATTTAAAAGCCTCATTAAGGAGATAATGGAGAGGAAAAATTATTGGGCCAATAATAATAAGGCCCAAAAAGGAGGAAACATGATTGAAGCACAAAG GGAGGATAGTGGGGATAAGGAGGCCAAGAAATTGAGGAACAGCAATGCTTCTCGAGACTCAGGGGAGTATCAACTTGCAACACAAGACTCGAAATTTCGCAAGAAAGGTCAAATGGCAGAGGAGGCGGGCCTTAACATGCCCCAACCTCAGCCATGA